ggaaactagaaattcaatagggcaaactagaaattcatgagagcaaacttgaaattcagtggggtaaacttgaaattcagcggaggaaactagaaattcagcggggcaaactagaattcagcgggccaaactaaaaaatcagtggggcaaactcaaaattcagcggggcaaactataaatgagcgaggtaaactgaaaattgagtggggaaaactacaAATtcggcggggcaaactagaatttcgatggggaaaactagaaattgagtgaggcaatcaTGAAAATATGTGAGGCAAGTAGAAATTGAATTCATAATCAACCAAAATttaattacaaagcatgtatCATACAAAACACTATATATCATACATAGTGTATAGGAAAATTGCACATCCGGCGATTATACCCTGTTTGTTTACATCGACCGcaatttattattttcttttcctctccaCGTGAGAGAATTCTTAGCTTTTTTGGTATTCCAGCTGATCTCCTCTACCCCGGGAGTTGAATCTAGGCACAAAACTCCTTGAAGGCCCTTAAAATTTTCCATTCGCTCTTGTCACATACTGGGTACATCGATTCACTATACGTGGTTAGGTAATTTTGCACCATGTAGAATGGGGAGTAGTatgagtaatgaggaagattataATGTATACATGCTGATAGGACATGCATACAAGGGTACCCCTTCACATCAAACTCATGACATGTACACATAAACTCACTgagcttgactgtatcattataCTCTCCCATAAAAGAATACTCATCTCAAGAAATTGTGGCACAGCGAACATCTTGCGCCTTCTGCATAAGTTCCTTTAACTGTTCCTCTGCCCATGGTGTCAACGGACTTACAAACAATGctgcagattctcttctcttgtaaaACAATTCTTGTATTTTAAATCTTACCACCTCTATTAATTTAGTAATGGGGTATTCGTGTTCTTCTTTGAAGAGGACATTAACACACTTGGATATGTTTGTAgtaaccaagttgaatcttttttcCTAGAAAGTGCGAAGATGCCCATTTCTCGTACCCTATTTCTCTCAGCCATACATGAACTAGGGGGTTGGtcatttcgatatcatgcattaacttaTCGAATTCAGCCCTACTACATGTCTTCACAGCCCGCTAGTAGTACATCTCCAACGACTTGTCTTGaaaagtgtccaccaagtttatatatatatatgatacacGTAGTAGCCATGGATTGCATGTGGGAAGACTTGAGGAAcctctttcattaaacctttatgtcGGTCGGATATAATCACAAGACCCGGAAAAGACCCTAACGTTTGGTTGAGGTAGgaaaggaaccaattccaactgctGCTGTTCTCTGATTCTCCGATGCCAACCACAACTGGAAAAATATGATTATCCCCATCTAAAGCCGTTGCAATGAATAGCACACCCTTATATTTTCCCTTTAGGTGTGTCCCATTGATGGCCAATACCCTCCACATAGAATTTTGAAAACTTCGAACACATTTTCGTTGTGTTAAAAACACCTCTTGAATCTGATGGTCTCTTTATTAAGTTCCAATGCAGTCACCATCCCCGAGTCAGCCcacctcaactcatgcaaatataATGGGAGTTGACtgtaggagtcttcataagaccccatcacgCGATTTATTGCAAGCTCCTTAGCTTTCCATGCCTTCTAATaactaataagaatattatatttctcttgcatagcaaagataatatcacgtggcctcaaccctACGCATTGCTTGATGCGGCTAACAACCAGATCACACACTAACTTATTGCTTGCTTGTCAGTGATCACTCTTCATTCATAACATGTCGCACATGTGTTTGGACATATAAGTCTGTATCTTGAATATCCCAGCATCATTCACCTGAGAtacatgaaccctccattcgcatgTATCTTTGAAGCACACCATGGTGAATCTCATagaatttgagtacaatactgtaTAATGGAAGTTAttgcgaattgcaaattggctcaaaacatactggCACCGACTTTTTTCCTTAAACATTTGCCCTACGGCTATCTCCACCTGTTCACCCAATGAATTCGTATATTTCAGCATTTTTGCATTGGTGAATGTCGCATCATCGAACGACACGAGAACTTGACGAGTGATGAAGTTTAATGTTTCAGGAAGTTCTAGAAGCAAAATGTCACTTTCACGTTTGATGTATCTTCGGGTGAGGGATGATGACAGCagatctgctgttgttgctaAAGGTGGTGCCATATAATCATAAACGAGGTCAAGGTCATGTGCACCACTGACTTGGTTACtcacaaagtttgatgtttgGGGCGGCTCGAGTAGTTGATCATTTGTTCCTCCCACTTGTAATGAACTTAGCTTATATTCAAATTTCACGCCATGCTCCTCAGCCACATTGTCCACATGTGTTGTCGTATTAATGTGTTGCATTGTCTCAATGACTAAAGGGATGAATATTTCTGAATGCTCCAATTATGTTCCCAGGAACTCTCTCACGTCATCGTCGTCGTTGATTtcggttggagggattgattcatTGGAGCAAGGAtacaatactttcatcctaatatcacaatctatTGGTCTACTCTTAATAATACTGTACATTCTGGATAGAAGCTCCTTGTACGTAGTATCGACACGTAGCGTAATAGTTTTCGTACTTCCACTCGTGTACGTCCATCGCTTGTTTTCACATTTCAACTCCCCGCCATAATAGTAGATGATACTTGtagccattatctgaaaaccaatacaataaCAAATTTTCAATGAATCATTAAACAACGAAAGCTTGCCATAAGacaaaactaaattaaataatagaagaCCGAGAACTCACATTCccttatagatgagaatgatacaaagcttaaggaaataaatAGTAAGCAACGTGTTAACATTTCAAGTAAACAAccagagcttatatggattatGCCTTCAAAGGTacgaatgatttcatgtggtattttattaaattaatcGAGGCTATCTATCAtgacattgagcggggcaaactggaaaaatgagcgatgcaaatatgaaattgagcgggttaaacatgaaattgatcggggcaaacatgaaattgagtaggtcGAACGTGAAATTGAGcgcggcaaactagaaattgagcggggcaaacatgaaattgagtggggcaaacatgacatTGAGcttggcaaacatgaaattgaacgaggcaaactaaaaattgaacggggtaaacatgaaatcgagcggggcaaacatgaaattgagcagggtaaacatgaaattcagtagggcaaactgaaaattgagtggggcaaacataaaattgagtggggcaaatatgaaattaagcggggcaaactgaaaattgagcgaggcaaacatgaaattgagcgagccaaacatgaaattgagctgggcaaacattaaatagaGCAAGCATAGCgtgaaattcagctgggcaaacatgaaattgagtgatcctagcatgaaattgagctggttaaacatgaaattgagcaatcctagcatgaaattgagctaggcaaacattaaataatttcatcctaacatgaaattgagtgagccctaacatgaaattgagtaagcttcaaatggaattgagcgagtttcacatgaatttgaatgATCAACACATAAAATTGACAAAGCCTAACAAAGGAAGTTGTACGAGCCTGACATGAAACTCGTCGATCCTTACTAGCTGAATTTCCACATGGAATCAGTGAATTGTGATTCCATTGTCGTTTAATACTACTAAGGGAAGTAACTATAAACCTCactagtcttttttttttaaagatttgtaCCTTCAACAACCGTAGTACCGGTCAAATGCAAGTTGAGGAAGGGTGCTTTGGggtgagggaatattttgaatCTTTTCAACGATTGCAGCTGCAACCAGTTTGGAAGATTTCACGTAACCCTAACtaagatggaaaatgacaaatgtagaatgataatataAAGATGATAAACGGGGATTTTAGTAAGGAAAATGGGATGAAAAACTTATGAGTGTATTTCGATTGAAATGGGGTGAGAAATGCATGTGTTTTTTATATGCGCGCTTGTGTTTAACGTTAAAGAGAGTGAAAGCAACAGCAGTAAAGAGCAAGGGtgttttcgtcctcaaatgctaCAAGGAAAGTCTAAGTGGGGTAGTTAAGGTTTGTATCCTCcctaaaagacgctggataaaaggtggggtctacggtGATAATTTTCTCGGACCCTTGTATTACATTATTAAAACACGATAGGTTGATGATCTTACCATACACTGCTAGTGggtagtgggccacacacaaacattatgtCAATCCAGACCTTTAAAATCATTAGCCCCATTATAAatggaccatggcccaaaaagtATGTTGACTGGATGAAGATGAATTCAAAACATTGACCATTTCAATTatcaccatccatttgatggccatcaaTTAATAGCTACGGTGATCAAATCAGTACAACTGTTTCATGATGCCGAACATGCAGGGTCCCACAGTATGGACTGTCTGTATTGATGTTGATGTATATGTATGCTATGTCCAAAGCAGGTGTGTACATACGGTCCCATGTTGTATCGCAAACCATGCAATTATTCGAccatgttcatctgttttttaacTCAGCCGCTGAGTTTGTTTTCAATCTACATCTTCCCTTCACAGGAGGGACGTGAGATTATTAAAGTGAATTGATAATACAACCTTTTAACCTACTTTTGGTACTGCGCGCACTAATGCAAGTTTGTACTACTGTATTACAAAAAGTAGAAACGATGTACTGATCCATCAAAATGGTCTCAATGGCCCTCTTATATGATATGTGGAGTTAGTTGATACTCTAGtacagtgtgatggatgatacgccgTGGCATACACTATCTCAAATCAAACCGAACAAATTGTGGTTCTGCTGCCCTTTAAGTAagagtcccaaaatcagatgggTCGAACTATCCTAACCACCAATTCAAGGACACCTGTTTGTTAAATAGGATCCATAGGATATTTTCATTTATAGCCGTCCAGTGACTGTCCAATATATGATACGATAGATAATTAAATAAGCCCAATTTTtgtttcatgatatatctaaaattaatgggacccataatttggatgatTTAATTAGACTCAGTATACAATTTCAATGAAATTTGTAAGTGACTGACTATCATCCATCAccctctgccagagtatgaaagttTTTCTCTTATTATATGATTGAAACATCTAAAAGGTGATTAACATGGCCGTTCTTGACAAATGCAAGGTACCCCAAATTCAATGCAACATAATGGAAGGTGATGGCTATAAAAGGTGGGACAACCTTTGTGGTTTGATATTAATACACTGCAAGTAGTGTTTCATTTAGTCATTTGGGTGTGTAGAGATGATGAAGATAATCCTTGTTCTTTGTTTGGTTTCTCTAGCTGCGTTTGGAGAATCCGAAGATTGCAATAGACGTAGGATGAAGATGCATTTCCATGGAAAAGGAGACTCTTATGAAGGTGGGCTGAAGATGAATTTCTATGGAAACAGCTGCCCTCAAGCTGAGATGCTTGTGAGGAATATCACATGGACACTCACAGCTGCTGATCCTGACTTGGCAGCTTACTTCCTGAGGCTACATTATCATGACTGCTTTGTTAGGGTatgatctatccatccatccatttcatgcATGCAAACATATAGATGAATACATGCATAGACAtgctcatgcatgcatgcatacccACAGGGATTCGTGAATTGATGATTGTGTGTACACTAGTATTTCTTCAGGTTGATACACTGGAACGGCAGGGTCCCTCCAAAATCGTTAATATGATGGGCCAAGGTTAGgacatacccaaaaaaaaaactccccCATCGGATCATCCCAACTATATGTTTTGGACCTGTAGTTGTCCATTTTCAAATGGTGGGTAGAGTCATCTGATAGGAGATGTATTAGAACATGACCATCCCATGATCCGGGCCCAAAAATCCACAGCTTAGGCTgcaggatggtgggccccacacgccaaATAAATTAAACAATGGTCATTTCTTCATCAAGCATCATATAATATCCACCGCATGTGCGGCGACATGCACCGGTGTTTGTGATTTCACACAAAGCTGGACGTTACATGTAGGCATTTCTTGATGGCATTTcgccaccgttaaaattttcatgATGGTATTTTACGTCGCATCTCTTGCAGGGCTGCGACGCATCGCTGCTGCTTGACACAACTAATGCCGGACCATCCGAGAAGGAAACTGAGGACAACAAACCATTAGAGGGTTTCGATGAAATTGATGAAATCAAGAGCCGAATCGAAAAAGAATGCCCAGGGATTGTTTCATGTGCAGACATTGTTGCTCTGGCAGCCCGTGATGGCGTTTCGTTTCAAGTAAGTTGAGAAAAGTAAATATAGAAATCATACCCGCACCAATGCAATGGATCTTTAATGGCTAAGACAATGTagcaaaaaattcatacaaaataTTATTAAGTTGAAATCACGTGTAAACAAATGGTACACGTGTATGACATCCAGTTAGTCCCCTAATGGATGAGCTATAGACTCAACGTTACATGGTTCGGGTAACCCTAACCGTTCAATGAGAGGATGATCAAATTTGATCAGTTAGGTTGAACGGATAGGTGGAGTTTTTGGGCTATTGGCACAACCATAATGAGTCCTACTAGAGAGAATTCTCGTGCCTGAGTTGACTGATAGGTATGTTGTTTTTCATCTCCTATACACGTGACAATGACCAACCTTAAGCATGTCTACTCACACGTGTGCTCGCAGTTTAGGAAGTCGATGTGGGATGTGTTGACTGGGAGAAGAGATGGGACGAAATCGGTTGCAGCTGACGTGGCAAAGAACTTACCTTCAGCATTCTCAGACTTCGCCGCCTTACAAAGACTCTTCTCAAGCAAAGGGCTTGATGTTAAGGACCTTGTGGCATTATCAGGTAACGAGCCATCCACCTCATGCATGCATCAAAGGAACATGTGTATGCACATATGCATGTATGCGTGATAACGTTGTCTCGACCATGATAGAgcaatgcatgcatgcatgtatcaaAGAACATATGTATATGTGgtaatgggtccttactcttgtccgggtggtagactctcaggagtttcaactcccggtcaagggttcgagtacccataagtggtgaaattccaccagcatgagtgtgtggggtgtgtgtgacTGTGCATgtgcataaaaataaaataaaaaataaaaagtaaaaagagTAACGTTTGTTAGAGTGTCAAAGTCTCTCGATACACTATCTTAAAAAGTCTTAAAGCCTGtctggccgggcagattggaagggattgcaagatagatcctgggattggccaggcgtgccaaacagacacgggatcctgatcccgGGATAAAGTGGAAGGGATTGCaagatagatcccgggattggccaggagtgccaaacagacacgggatcctgatcccgggataaagcaatcccatgggtcttaagataatccactgacatcaccatcattacctttaaatcccatccaatccaccctaatcccttcaaaattgcttgggacgtgtttggttagaggattggaagggattggaaggtttaatcccggaattggtcaggcgtgccaaacagaccagaTATAGCAATCCCTTCAAAGAAAGCCATGATTTGATATGATATCATAGCAGAAAGTTAAATGTTTAAATCACGAGAGTAGTAGCAAATATTTctcaattaatat
This DNA window, taken from Magnolia sinica isolate HGM2019 chromosome 14, MsV1, whole genome shotgun sequence, encodes the following:
- the LOC131225230 gene encoding peroxidase 24-like, encoding MMKIILVLCLVSLAAFGESEDCNRRRMKMHFHGKGDSYEGGLKMNFYGNSCPQAEMLVRNITWTLTAADPDLAAYFLRLHYHDCFVRGCDASLLLDTTNAGPSEKETEDNKPLEGFDEIDEIKSRIEKECPGIVSCADIVALAARDGVSFQFRKSMWDVLTGRRDGTKSVAADVAKNLPSAFSDFAALQRLFSSKGLDVKDLVALSGAHTIGHAHCNSFAKRLYNFTGKGDADPSLDAVYAKSLRKKCPNPFDPQTIVMMDLRTPDSFDGAYYKNLFHDEGLFKSDASLLTNGQSASIARQLQDNDRFFAEFAYSMKNMGAIQVLTGSNGEIRRQCRVVNRH